GGCTCCTCTGTGCATTTTGAGAAGCTCACACACCCTGATTTGGTGTTGTGAAAGGGGAAACTTGAGTACTGCTACACGGTGGAgcaggagggatgggggcagggagaggcgtTGTGAACAGGCCAGAGGTTCAGGGAAGATGCGGAGGTCTGGGTGGGGATCCCAGAGAGGGAGTGAGAGACCCATGACAACTCAACCAGAGTGGGCGGTTGGGGTGTGGGAAGCAGGCCCCCAATACTGCTCAGAGAGGATGTGCCAGTTTCCTGGGGCAACCAGCATGGGGTGGGGACAGCTGGGGCCCAGGAGGGACAGGGATTTGGTTCACTACACTGCTTGCTGAGCGccacccctcctttttttttttctccagtgagGTGAGAGCAGCTCAGTGAAAAAGGGAAGAATTTCCAGTGCTGCCCTGCATAGGGATGGGGTCCACAGAGAGTGGTGGAGGGGTGTGCCCACAGGGAGACAGACACCGGGTCGGCTCAGCTCAAGTTGGGGCAGACTGGTATGTGGTACAGGAAATGGTTCTGGGCAGTCCATCTTAGGTGTAGGCTCCAGAGAAGAGTGCTGGTAGCCTTGGGGACCCAGCCTGTGGGCCTGGATATGCAACCCTCCCGTTACACACACGCCACCCAGAAAGGGTGCATGAGCGGGAATCAGGGAGCAAGATAAGATGTGGTCGGGAGAGGGTGCACTAGGCCTTGAGTCACCCCAAGGTCCCTTTTCGCAGAGGAACAGCGTAGATATGGCGCTCCTTCCCATGCATCCACCCACTGACCCCTCGGCCCTTCTCCATCCCCTCGCAGACCGTGCACTGCTGCAGGGCGCCCCGGACGCGGTGGAGCTTCGAGAACTGACGCCATGGGCCGGGCGGTCCCCTGGTCCGCGCCGTCGGCCGGGGCCCCGGCGGCGGCGCGCGCGTGCGCGGTCGGGGACACGGCCATGCGGGCTGCGCGAGCTCGAGGTGCGCGTGAGCGAGCTGGGCCTGGGCTACGCGTCGGAAGAGACAGTGCTGTTCCGCTACTGCGCAGGCGCGTGCGAGGCGGCCGCGCGCGTCTACGACCTGGGGCTGCGACGCCTGCGCCAGCGGCGGCGAGTGCGGCGAGAGCGGGTGCGCGCTCAGCCCTGCTGCCGCCCGACGGCCTACGAGGACGAAGTGTCCTTTCTGGACACGCACAGTCGCTACCACACGGTCCACGAGCTGTCGGCGCGCGAGTGCGCCTGCGTGTGACCCTACCTCAGCCGGCCCGGAGAGACGGAGGCCACGGCCCCCGCCCCGACGGCACCCACGGTCCCGCCTGGCAAGCCCCGCGACAGACTGCCCACCAGCAGAAGATGCCGTCCAGGGCTCAGGACTCTCGCGTTAACTGTACCaaaataaagtgtggaaaatccAGCCAGGGTTGTGATTCCGTGCTGAAGGCCTACGGGGAGGAGACGC
The DNA window shown above is from Bos indicus x Bos taurus breed Angus x Brahman F1 hybrid chromosome 7, Bos_hybrid_MaternalHap_v2.0, whole genome shotgun sequence and carries:
- the NRTN gene encoding neurturin; this encodes MQRWKAAALASVLCSSVLSIWMCREGLLLGHRLGPALAPLRRPPRTLDARIARLAQYRALLQGAPDAVELRELTPWAGRSPGPRRRPGPRRRRARARSGTRPCGLRELEVRVSELGLGYASEETVLFRYCAGACEAAARVYDLGLRRLRQRRRVRRERVRAQPCCRPTAYEDEVSFLDTHSRYHTVHELSARECACV